From Deinococcus sp. LM3:
CCCGCTGATGATCGGCTGGGGGCGCCTGGACCGGGTGTGCCTGCCGGTCCAGGCGTCGAGGGCTCAGGAGCTGTTTCCCGACGCCCGGCTGCATTGGTTCGACCACAGCGGCCACTTCCCGCATTGGGACATGCCTGCCCAGACGCTGCGCGTAATCCTGGACACCACCGCCTGACCCGGCCCCGGCCCGCGCCCGCGCCGTGCCAGCATCAGGGGTCACGCTAGAGTTGGAACCTTTTTCCCGCTAAGGAGTTCCCCTCTTCGTTTTCTCGCGTCACACACGGTCGTACCCCGGCGTGAACGATGGCGTCCAGCTGGGGTATACCCATTCCTGACAGCTCGGCTCTGCGCTCAGTACGGCACTCCGAGTGTCCAGTTGAAGTCCATTTCAGCTAAAACTGACACCTGTCAGGGCAGGTCTGAACGTCAACTTGACATGCTTGCACGCTTAGCGGGAATTTTCGTTCCAACTCTAGCGTGACCCCTTCTTGCCCGGATCCGAAGGACTGGTACCTGCTCGACCTCCTGATAACGTCTGAAGCGGACGCCATCGTGTCGAAGGACGCCCACCTGCGCCAGATGCGCACGAAGCTGGGTGTGCCCGTGTACGAGCCTAAGGAACTGATCCGGCTGGGCCTGCTGGGGTCAGGTGAGCGTGGGGACGGCCATGTCCGCTAGAACTGGGCCGCAACGGGCCTGACTGTCACGTGCTGAGCACGGCGGAGTACGTCGTCAAGTCCGGCGTCGGTTCTCTGCTCCTTTGAGGTGACTGCGGATCCCCCGGCCCGCCATCGGTTCATCCCGGAACCGCGGCATGACGTGAAAGTGGGCATGCATCACGTGCTGGCCCCCCACGACCCCCACGTTCCACCCGGCGTTGTAGCCGTCAGGGGCGAGGACGGCCTCCAGATGCGCCCTGGCCTGCAGGAGGAGATCCTGGGTGGCGGCCCATTCCTGTGGCGTGAGATCGAACACCGTGGGTCGGTGGGCTTTCGGGACGATGATCCCTGCCCCTTCCAGGGCGCCCGTCTCGCTGGGTTTGATGCTCAGGAGGCAGTGGTCGTTTTCTAGGACGAACGCGTCCCGGCGAAGCTCAGCAGGATCGCAGTAGGGGCAGGCGTGGTCGTCGCGCATTCACGGTCCAGGATAAGTGACGACCGGGCGGCACTCCGACGCACTGCAGGCGCCGTCGGAACACCCGGTGAAACGGAGTCCCGCGCTTCAGCAGCCGGGGCCCACCGGACGCACCCATCACCGGGTGGCCTCCACATTCACGGACGGTCCAAGCCTCTGTCCGGCGCCGGTCCCTTCGCCTTCGTTCAGTAGCGGGGCACGTTGCGGGCCTGGGCGACCGTTTCACCCAGTCGCACGACCTCCGCCGCAAGTTCCGGCGCGGGCAGGGTGCGCCCGAAGCGTCCCTGCACGTCCCGCTGCAGGCTGCCGGAGAGGCCCGACGAGCCTCCGTACGCCGCGTACGTCCGCGCCAGGATGGGCACAGCCTCCTGGAGACGCGCCGACGCAGGAATGCGGGCGCGCTTCACGTGCATGTTGTGCTGCGGATCGCTCGGCACCAGGTTCCACAGCTCGTTGATGGGATGCACCGATACCGGAATCAGGTGGTCGAGATCGAACGCCTCCGTGCTCAGTGGCCGGGCCGTCCACGGGCAGGTGAAGGGACGCCCTTCCAGCATCAGGAGCCGCACCTGATTGCGTTCCCAGGTCAGCGGCACCCGCCCTTCCGGCGTCTCGGTCAGCAGCGTGAATACCTCCCCGCGTGTCACTCGTGGCGTCTGCTCCACCCGCTCCACGAACAGGCTCCACTGCTGCAGGCACAGCGCTTCCACCCACAGCGACAGGTCCAGCAGCGCCTGCCACAACGCGGCGGGCACGACGAACGCCGGTTCGTGCGGTGACGATCCCGGCAGTGGCGTCCCTGACAGGGACGCCACCGGCGCAGGTACACCGAACAGCCCGTGCGCGCCGCCCGGCCCGGCGTACCGCACGGGCTGCCGGACCGCGTGCGCGATCACCGTCAGGGTCTGCCGGGTCAGTGCGAGCAGCTCCGGGCTGAGTTCCCCGCGGTCCGCTCGGTACGCCGCGAGCAGCAGCGCCCCGTCCGCCGGGTGGCTGCGGGTGTACGGCAGGTCCTCCCAGGTGCGCCGCAGCTGGGTCAGAGCGGGCCGGAAACTGAGGTCCTGACGGCGCACGCCGTCCCGGACGGGACGGCTCCCCTGCATGACCTCCCGCTCGCCCACGAACGGCCAGTACGACACCAGCCAGCGCTGCGCCACGCGGCGCAGCGGCACGATCACGTCCCGGTCCGGCAGAAATGGGTGTTCCATCGCGAGATCGTTGAGCGCGCGGACGAGCGCGAACTTGTACGTGTTCGTCTTGGCCTCGTGCCTCAGCAGCGTGCCCAGCAGTTCGCGCCCGTCAGGCACGGTCGACCCGCTCCGCGTGGGACAGCCCGTCACGCCGGCCACTCAGCACGCCCAGGGTGGTGTGGGCGTCCTGGACCGGTCTGGCGCACTCAGTTGCGGACGTCATCGAGTTGCCGCCGGGGCTGCCGGTACGTGAAGCGCAGCTCCGGCCCGCTCTCGAGCACCCGGCGGATCTCGTCCGCCAGCGGCGTGCCGTCCATCCCACACCCGCTGAGGTGCACCCAGCCGCGACTGCGGCTGATCCCCACGAACAGCTGGTTCCGCAGGCGGATGACGTCCTCGCGCGCCGCGACCCGGTCCACGCCGACGACGTACACCACGTCCGCCTCGTTCCCCTTGGCCTGCATGACCGGCGAGACCGTCACCGCCCCGTCGCGCCAGAACCCGTTCGAGTCCGTGTCCGGCCACTTCTGCCGCGGGACGTTC
This genomic window contains:
- a CDS encoding HIT domain-containing protein, with amino-acid sequence MRDDHACPYCDPAELRRDAFVLENDHCLLSIKPSETGALEGAGIIVPKAHRPTVFDLTPQEWAATQDLLLQARAHLEAVLAPDGYNAGWNVGVVGGQHVMHAHFHVMPRFRDEPMAGRGIRSHLKGAENRRRT
- a CDS encoding HNH endonuclease signature motif containing protein, with product MPDGRELLGTLLRHEAKTNTYKFALVRALNDLAMEHPFLPDRDVIVPLRRVAQRWLVSYWPFVGEREVMQGSRPVRDGVRRQDLSFRPALTQLRRTWEDLPYTRSHPADGALLLAAYRADRGELSPELLALTRQTLTVIAHAVRQPVRYAGPGGAHGLFGVPAPVASLSGTPLPGSSPHEPAFVVPAALWQALLDLSLWVEALCLQQWSLFVERVEQTPRVTRGEVFTLLTETPEGRVPLTWERNQVRLLMLEGRPFTCPWTARPLSTEAFDLDHLIPVSVHPINELWNLVPSDPQHNMHVKRARIPASARLQEAVPILARTYAAYGGSSGLSGSLQRDVQGRFGRTLPAPELAAEVVRLGETVAQARNVPRY